The following proteins are encoded in a genomic region of Oncorhynchus keta strain PuntledgeMale-10-30-2019 chromosome 6, Oket_V2, whole genome shotgun sequence:
- the LOC118385555 gene encoding LIM/homeobox protein Lhx2-like isoform X1 codes for MEVLACRSEGDARKCSSPASTMLFHGLLGGEMQGVIYEMGRRAKGDSTAISSAIDMGETETGMRSINSDRVALCAGCGGKISDRYYLLAVDKQWHMRCLKCCECKLNLESELTCFSKDGSIYCKEHYYSRRFSVQRCARCHLGISASEMVMRARDLVYHLNCFTCTSCNKMLTTGDHFGMRDSLVYCRIHFETLIQGEYHAHFNHSGDVDSGKGLCAGSAGNALGQTYYNGARTVQKGRPRKRKSPGPGADVVAYNAALSCSEDGDLLDRDSHYSSKSKRMRTSFKHHQLRTMKSYFAINHNPDAKDLKQLAQKTGLSKRVLQVWFQNARAKFRRNILRQEGTGLDKLLDGSILSGGSPSGPPSELSNSSMSPSSTHTTFTDMTSPSMTLANPVLTAVPGGMDLHDSMSVSPSQTTLTSLF; via the exons ATGGAAGTTTTGGCTTGCAGATCTGAGGGAGACGCTCGCAAGTGTAGCTCTCCAGCCTCCACGATGCTCTTCCACGGGCTGCTCGGAGGCGAGATGCAGGGGGTTATCTACGAGATGGGCCGGAGGGCGAAGGGCGATTCTACCGCCATCAGTTCGGCTATAGACATGGGAGAAACCGAGACG GGTATGAGGTCCATCAACAGCGACCGTGTGGCCTTATGCGCGGGCTGCGGGGGGAAGATATCTGACCGCTACTACTTGCTTGCGGTTGACAAACAGTGGCACATGCGCTGTCTCAAGTGCTGCGAGTGCAAACTCAACCTCGAGTCCGAGCTTACCTGTTTCAGTAAAGACGGCAGCATCTATTGCAAAGAACATTACTACAG CAGGAGGTTTTCCGTCCAGAGGTGCGCCCGTTGCCATCTCGGGATCTCGGCGTCGGAGATGGTCATGCGGGCGAGGGACTTGGTCTATCATTTGAACTGTTTCACCTGTACAAGCTGCAACAAAATGCTCACGACCGGAGACCACTTCGGTATGCGGGACAGTCTTGTGTACTGCCGGATCCACTTTGAGACACTCATACAAGGGGAATATCACGCGCATTTCAATCACTCGGGGGATGTAGACTCGGGCAAAGGACTTTGCGCGGGCAGCGCTGGAAACGCGCTGGGGCAGACCTACTACAACGGCGCCCGAACCGTGCAGAAAGGGAGGCCGAGGAAAAGGAAAAGTCCCGGGCCTGGAGCAGATGTGGTGGCTTACAACGCAG CATTAAGTTGCAGTGAGGATGGGGACCTCCTGGACCGTGACTCCCACTACTCCTCCAAGTCCAAGCGCATGCGCACCTCCTTCAAACACCACCAACTGAGGACCATGAAGTCCTACTTTGCCATCAACCACAATCCAGACGCCAAAGACCTGAAACAGCTGGCCCAGAAGACGGGTCTCTCCAAACGCGTGCTGCAG GTTTGGTTCCAAAACGCCCGGGCCAAGTTTCGACGGAACATTCTACGTCAGGAGGGCACAGGACTGGACAAGCTGTTGGATGGGTCCATTCTATCAGGGGGGTCGCCTTCAGGCCCTCCCTCCGAGCTGTCCAACTCCTCAATGAGCCCTTCCAGTACCCATACCACCTTCACGGACATGACCAGCCCCTCTATGACATTGGCTAACCCTGTACTGACCGCCGTGCCGGGGGGCATGGACCTACATGACTCCATGAGTGTGAGCCCTTCCCAGACCACCCTTACCAGCCTTTTCTGA
- the LOC118385555 gene encoding LIM/homeobox protein Lhx2-like isoform X2, which yields MEVLACRSEGDARKCSSPASTMLFHGLLGGEMQGVIYEMGRRAKGDSTAISSAIDMGETETGMRSINSDRVALCAGCGGKISDRYYLLAVDKQWHMRCLKCCECKLNLESELTCFSKDGSIYCKEHYYRRFSVQRCARCHLGISASEMVMRARDLVYHLNCFTCTSCNKMLTTGDHFGMRDSLVYCRIHFETLIQGEYHAHFNHSGDVDSGKGLCAGSAGNALGQTYYNGARTVQKGRPRKRKSPGPGADVVAYNAALSCSEDGDLLDRDSHYSSKSKRMRTSFKHHQLRTMKSYFAINHNPDAKDLKQLAQKTGLSKRVLQVWFQNARAKFRRNILRQEGTGLDKLLDGSILSGGSPSGPPSELSNSSMSPSSTHTTFTDMTSPSMTLANPVLTAVPGGMDLHDSMSVSPSQTTLTSLF from the exons ATGGAAGTTTTGGCTTGCAGATCTGAGGGAGACGCTCGCAAGTGTAGCTCTCCAGCCTCCACGATGCTCTTCCACGGGCTGCTCGGAGGCGAGATGCAGGGGGTTATCTACGAGATGGGCCGGAGGGCGAAGGGCGATTCTACCGCCATCAGTTCGGCTATAGACATGGGAGAAACCGAGACG GGTATGAGGTCCATCAACAGCGACCGTGTGGCCTTATGCGCGGGCTGCGGGGGGAAGATATCTGACCGCTACTACTTGCTTGCGGTTGACAAACAGTGGCACATGCGCTGTCTCAAGTGCTGCGAGTGCAAACTCAACCTCGAGTCCGAGCTTACCTGTTTCAGTAAAGACGGCAGCATCTATTGCAAAGAACATTACTACAG GAGGTTTTCCGTCCAGAGGTGCGCCCGTTGCCATCTCGGGATCTCGGCGTCGGAGATGGTCATGCGGGCGAGGGACTTGGTCTATCATTTGAACTGTTTCACCTGTACAAGCTGCAACAAAATGCTCACGACCGGAGACCACTTCGGTATGCGGGACAGTCTTGTGTACTGCCGGATCCACTTTGAGACACTCATACAAGGGGAATATCACGCGCATTTCAATCACTCGGGGGATGTAGACTCGGGCAAAGGACTTTGCGCGGGCAGCGCTGGAAACGCGCTGGGGCAGACCTACTACAACGGCGCCCGAACCGTGCAGAAAGGGAGGCCGAGGAAAAGGAAAAGTCCCGGGCCTGGAGCAGATGTGGTGGCTTACAACGCAG CATTAAGTTGCAGTGAGGATGGGGACCTCCTGGACCGTGACTCCCACTACTCCTCCAAGTCCAAGCGCATGCGCACCTCCTTCAAACACCACCAACTGAGGACCATGAAGTCCTACTTTGCCATCAACCACAATCCAGACGCCAAAGACCTGAAACAGCTGGCCCAGAAGACGGGTCTCTCCAAACGCGTGCTGCAG GTTTGGTTCCAAAACGCCCGGGCCAAGTTTCGACGGAACATTCTACGTCAGGAGGGCACAGGACTGGACAAGCTGTTGGATGGGTCCATTCTATCAGGGGGGTCGCCTTCAGGCCCTCCCTCCGAGCTGTCCAACTCCTCAATGAGCCCTTCCAGTACCCATACCACCTTCACGGACATGACCAGCCCCTCTATGACATTGGCTAACCCTGTACTGACCGCCGTGCCGGGGGGCATGGACCTACATGACTCCATGAGTGTGAGCCCTTCCCAGACCACCCTTACCAGCCTTTTCTGA
- the LOC118385555 gene encoding LIM/homeobox protein Lhx2-like isoform X3: MLFHGLLGGEMQGVIYEMGRRAKGDSTAISSAIDMGETETGMRSINSDRVALCAGCGGKISDRYYLLAVDKQWHMRCLKCCECKLNLESELTCFSKDGSIYCKEHYYSRRFSVQRCARCHLGISASEMVMRARDLVYHLNCFTCTSCNKMLTTGDHFGMRDSLVYCRIHFETLIQGEYHAHFNHSGDVDSGKGLCAGSAGNALGQTYYNGARTVQKGRPRKRKSPGPGADVVAYNAALSCSEDGDLLDRDSHYSSKSKRMRTSFKHHQLRTMKSYFAINHNPDAKDLKQLAQKTGLSKRVLQVWFQNARAKFRRNILRQEGTGLDKLLDGSILSGGSPSGPPSELSNSSMSPSSTHTTFTDMTSPSMTLANPVLTAVPGGMDLHDSMSVSPSQTTLTSLF, from the exons ATGCTCTTCCACGGGCTGCTCGGAGGCGAGATGCAGGGGGTTATCTACGAGATGGGCCGGAGGGCGAAGGGCGATTCTACCGCCATCAGTTCGGCTATAGACATGGGAGAAACCGAGACG GGTATGAGGTCCATCAACAGCGACCGTGTGGCCTTATGCGCGGGCTGCGGGGGGAAGATATCTGACCGCTACTACTTGCTTGCGGTTGACAAACAGTGGCACATGCGCTGTCTCAAGTGCTGCGAGTGCAAACTCAACCTCGAGTCCGAGCTTACCTGTTTCAGTAAAGACGGCAGCATCTATTGCAAAGAACATTACTACAG CAGGAGGTTTTCCGTCCAGAGGTGCGCCCGTTGCCATCTCGGGATCTCGGCGTCGGAGATGGTCATGCGGGCGAGGGACTTGGTCTATCATTTGAACTGTTTCACCTGTACAAGCTGCAACAAAATGCTCACGACCGGAGACCACTTCGGTATGCGGGACAGTCTTGTGTACTGCCGGATCCACTTTGAGACACTCATACAAGGGGAATATCACGCGCATTTCAATCACTCGGGGGATGTAGACTCGGGCAAAGGACTTTGCGCGGGCAGCGCTGGAAACGCGCTGGGGCAGACCTACTACAACGGCGCCCGAACCGTGCAGAAAGGGAGGCCGAGGAAAAGGAAAAGTCCCGGGCCTGGAGCAGATGTGGTGGCTTACAACGCAG CATTAAGTTGCAGTGAGGATGGGGACCTCCTGGACCGTGACTCCCACTACTCCTCCAAGTCCAAGCGCATGCGCACCTCCTTCAAACACCACCAACTGAGGACCATGAAGTCCTACTTTGCCATCAACCACAATCCAGACGCCAAAGACCTGAAACAGCTGGCCCAGAAGACGGGTCTCTCCAAACGCGTGCTGCAG GTTTGGTTCCAAAACGCCCGGGCCAAGTTTCGACGGAACATTCTACGTCAGGAGGGCACAGGACTGGACAAGCTGTTGGATGGGTCCATTCTATCAGGGGGGTCGCCTTCAGGCCCTCCCTCCGAGCTGTCCAACTCCTCAATGAGCCCTTCCAGTACCCATACCACCTTCACGGACATGACCAGCCCCTCTATGACATTGGCTAACCCTGTACTGACCGCCGTGCCGGGGGGCATGGACCTACATGACTCCATGAGTGTGAGCCCTTCCCAGACCACCCTTACCAGCCTTTTCTGA